A genomic stretch from Deltaproteobacteria bacterium includes:
- the ftsH gene encoding ATP-dependent zinc metalloprotease FtsH, whose product MKQTHKTLAFWILILLIFVSLVNVFNTKTEFRKPVSFSDLLEAASSNQIAQISIQEEEYFGQFKKEYKEGPILFETIGPVNSEKALEMLSKTDAKVEYKKRKDTPMWQQLLVSWIPVLLLLFLLFFFMRQFQMGGGKAMSFGKSKARLLNENQKKVTFADVAGANEAKSELEEIIDFLKDPKKFTKLGGRIPKGVLLMGPPGTGKTLLARAIAGEAGVPFFSISGSDFVEMFVGVGASRVRDLFEQGKKHAPCIIFIDEIDAVGRHRGAGLGGGHDEREQTLNQLLVEMDGFESNDGVILIAATNRPDVLDPALMRPGRFDRRIVVARPDLRGREAILKIHTRRVPVGRDVDLMVLARGTPGFCGADLENLVNEAALFAAGQNKKMVEMKDFEMAKDKVLMGHERKSLMISDEEKKNTAFHEAGHTLVARLIPGTDPIHKVTIIPRGMALGLTQQLPVGEKFTQSKEQTENDISILMGGRCAEELVLGQVTTGAGNDIERATDLARRMVCEWGMSEKLGPLTFGKKEEQIFLGREISKHQDYSEQTALEIDQEVKTIVLKNYDRSKHLLSINREKLEHLAEALLEYETLDSDQIDRVIAGEKLPPFKKGDSEGATPSSGVNEAVSSPVGLNIVSPFVSPQPGKA is encoded by the coding sequence GTGAAACAGACGCATAAAACGCTCGCATTCTGGATTTTGATTCTGCTTATTTTTGTTTCCCTGGTGAATGTATTCAATACCAAGACTGAATTCAGAAAACCTGTGAGCTTCAGTGATTTGCTCGAGGCAGCGTCCAGTAACCAGATCGCACAGATTTCCATCCAAGAAGAAGAATACTTTGGCCAGTTCAAGAAGGAGTATAAAGAAGGGCCTATTCTTTTTGAGACCATAGGTCCTGTGAATTCAGAGAAGGCCCTGGAAATGCTTTCCAAGACGGATGCCAAAGTCGAATATAAAAAACGAAAAGATACTCCGATGTGGCAGCAGCTTTTGGTTTCCTGGATTCCCGTACTCCTTCTGCTTTTTCTCCTTTTCTTTTTTATGCGCCAATTTCAAATGGGGGGTGGCAAGGCAATGAGCTTTGGAAAAAGCAAGGCACGCCTCTTGAATGAAAATCAGAAAAAAGTGACCTTTGCCGATGTGGCGGGTGCAAATGAGGCCAAAAGCGAGCTGGAAGAAATCATCGATTTTTTGAAAGACCCCAAAAAATTTACCAAACTGGGGGGGCGTATTCCAAAGGGAGTTTTGCTGATGGGGCCCCCGGGAACAGGGAAAACCCTTCTTGCTCGCGCAATTGCGGGCGAAGCCGGAGTTCCTTTCTTTTCTATTTCCGGTTCCGATTTTGTGGAGATGTTTGTGGGCGTGGGCGCTTCACGCGTACGGGATTTATTCGAGCAAGGGAAGAAACACGCGCCTTGTATTATTTTTATTGATGAAATTGATGCTGTGGGTCGTCATCGTGGTGCAGGCTTGGGAGGTGGGCACGATGAACGGGAACAAACTTTAAATCAGTTGCTGGTTGAGATGGATGGATTCGAATCGAACGATGGTGTTATTTTAATTGCTGCCACGAATCGTCCGGACGTGTTGGATCCTGCCTTAATGAGGCCTGGCCGGTTTGATCGTCGTATTGTGGTTGCACGGCCCGATTTGCGAGGACGCGAAGCAATCTTAAAAATTCATACTCGTCGCGTTCCGGTAGGGAGAGACGTAGACTTGATGGTGCTGGCTCGAGGCACTCCCGGCTTTTGTGGAGCAGATCTTGAAAATCTGGTGAATGAAGCGGCACTTTTTGCGGCGGGGCAAAATAAAAAGATGGTGGAAATGAAAGATTTTGAAATGGCTAAAGATAAAGTTCTCATGGGGCATGAGCGCAAGAGTTTGATGATTAGCGATGAAGAAAAGAAAAATACGGCCTTCCACGAAGCGGGACATACGCTGGTGGCGCGGTTAATTCCTGGCACTGATCCTATTCATAAGGTGACCATTATTCCGAGGGGGATGGCTTTGGGATTGACTCAGCAATTGCCTGTGGGCGAAAAATTTACTCAATCGAAAGAGCAGACTGAGAATGATATCTCCATTTTGATGGGAGGGCGTTGTGCAGAAGAATTGGTGCTTGGGCAAGTGACCACTGGGGCTGGAAATGATATCGAACGAGCGACCGATCTTGCGCGACGCATGGTGTGTGAGTGGGGGATGAGCGAAAAACTAGGCCCTCTTACTTTTGGAAAAAAAGAAGAACAAATTTTTCTGGGACGAGAAATTTCCAAACACCAGGATTACAGCGAACAGACTGCGCTGGAAATAGACCAGGAAGTTAAGACGATAGTGCTGAAAAATTATGATCGCTCCAAGCATCTGCTTTCTATCAATCGAGAAAAATTAGAGCATTTAGCGGAAGCCCTTTTGGAATATGAAACCTTGGATAGTGATCAAATTGATCGAGTCATTGCTGGAGAGAAACTTCCTCCCTTTAAAAAAGGAGATTCAGAGGGTGCTACACCTAGTTCTGGGGTCAATGAAGCGGTGAGTAGCCCGGTGGGTTTAAATATTGTGTCTCCTTTTGTGAGTCCACAGCCGGGGAAGGCTTGA
- the tilS gene encoding tRNA lysidine(34) synthetase TilS, whose amino-acid sequence MSLYSQFKQHVLSKKLISSSDKILLSISGGVDSVVLADLLFRLGRELGFDLSFVHFDHGLRGKESDDDASFVKELAKRYQRPFHKRSLKSKLSSKKTNLQALARAWRYRLLESLALQKQCSLIVTAHQANDVAETFFIQMLRGKGPEAWVGLREKSVLEKNGLFLLRPLLPFSRKQILEYAQEKKILWREDSSNLKTEYLRNKIRHGLFEALHEINPKFLELFAQNLEILREEQDYLSQKMKSWLEEQKLQTQNRLSLSRTKLQQLPGVLRLRVLKESLKCIGLTYDKIKRVHLLNIQHLLLSSSPKARVTLANEIEVFVKKTELVFKRHSKRGKRSKNKFF is encoded by the coding sequence ATGAGCCTCTACTCTCAGTTCAAGCAGCATGTCCTTTCCAAAAAACTGATCTCATCCAGCGATAAAATTTTGCTTTCCATTTCAGGAGGGGTGGATTCGGTGGTGTTGGCCGATCTGTTGTTTCGCCTTGGCCGAGAATTGGGTTTTGACTTGTCCTTCGTGCATTTTGATCATGGTTTGCGGGGAAAAGAATCGGATGACGACGCAAGTTTTGTCAAAGAATTGGCCAAGCGATATCAGCGGCCTTTCCATAAGCGCTCTCTGAAATCAAAACTCAGTTCCAAAAAAACAAACCTCCAGGCTTTAGCAAGAGCCTGGCGTTACCGTTTACTGGAGAGTCTGGCGCTCCAAAAACAATGTAGCCTTATTGTTACCGCCCATCAGGCCAACGATGTCGCAGAAACTTTTTTCATCCAAATGCTTCGGGGAAAAGGGCCCGAGGCTTGGGTGGGCTTAAGAGAAAAAAGTGTGTTGGAAAAAAATGGGCTTTTTTTGCTTCGGCCCCTGCTTCCTTTCAGTCGAAAGCAAATTTTGGAGTATGCCCAAGAGAAAAAAATACTTTGGAGGGAAGATTCTTCCAACTTGAAAACAGAGTATCTGCGCAATAAAATCCGCCATGGGCTTTTTGAGGCCCTTCACGAAATAAACCCCAAATTTTTAGAACTCTTTGCTCAGAATCTTGAAATTTTAAGGGAGGAACAAGACTATTTGTCCCAAAAAATGAAATCTTGGTTGGAAGAGCAGAAGTTGCAAACGCAGAATAGACTTTCACTCAGTCGGACTAAATTGCAGCAGTTGCCTGGGGTCCTTCGTTTGAGGGTATTAAAAGAAAGTTTAAAATGTATTGGTTTAACTTATGATAAAATAAAAAGGGTCCATTTGCTTAACATCCAACACTTGTTGCTTTCTTCCTCTCCAAAAGCAAGGGTGACCCTGGCCAATGAAATTGAGGTATTTGTCAAAAAGACAGAACTTGTCTTTAAACGGCATTCTAAAAGGGGTAAGCGCTCAAAAAATAAGTTTTTTTAG
- a CDS encoding transcriptional repressor produces the protein MKKNLEKKWTPDEVQAALGEKGVRFTKKRAVVLEAMLNAAGHLTIDEILFQVKKLDPRIGYVTVYRTLKIFKECGFVNQWQFGDGFSRFEKTGDHHDHLICLKCGKILEFEEDEIEALQKSVAKRYHFQIVSHVHEIYGYCKECVSVKKI, from the coding sequence ATGAAAAAAAATCTAGAAAAAAAATGGACTCCCGATGAAGTGCAAGCGGCCTTGGGAGAAAAAGGGGTTCGTTTTACAAAAAAGCGCGCAGTAGTTCTGGAGGCGATGCTTAATGCTGCAGGGCATCTCACTATTGATGAAATCCTTTTCCAGGTGAAGAAACTGGATCCACGCATTGGTTATGTGACGGTTTATCGCACCTTAAAAATTTTCAAGGAATGTGGATTTGTCAACCAGTGGCAATTTGGAGATGGTTTTTCGCGCTTCGAAAAAACGGGTGATCATCACGATCATCTGATCTGTTTAAAGTGTGGAAAAATTCTGGAATTTGAAGAAGATGAAATTGAAGCCCTGCAAAAATCGGTGGCGAAACGCTATCATTTTCAAATTGTCAGTCATGTGCATGAGATTTATGGGTATTGTAAGGAGTGTGTTTCAGTAAAAAAAATATGA